A stretch of the Malus domestica chromosome 08, GDT2T_hap1 genome encodes the following:
- the LOC103413832 gene encoding ubiquitin-fold modifier-conjugating enzyme 1, with amino-acid sequence MEGWDPNTKSTLTQIPLLTTKAGPRDGAAWTQRLKEEYKALIAYTQMNKSNDNDWFRISAANPEGTRWTGKCWYVHNLLKYEFDLQFDIPITYPATAPELELPQLDGKTQKMYRGGKICLTVHFKPLWAKNCPRFGIAHALCLGLAPWLAAEIPILVDSGMVKHKDDAASSAES; translated from the exons ATGGAGGGTTGGGACCCGAACACCAAGTCGACGCTGACCCAGATCCCACTCTTGACGACCAAGGCCGGTCCTAGAGACGGCGCGGCTTGGACGCAGCGGCTGAAGGAGGAGTACAAGGCGCTGATCGCCTACACCCAGATGAACAAGTCCAACGACAACGATTGGTTCCGAATCTCAGCCGCCAATCCCGAGGGCACACGATGGACAGGCAAGTGCTGGTACGTCCACAACCTCCTCAAGTACGAATTCGATCTCCAGTTTGATATCCCGATCACCTACCCCGCCACCGCACCGGAACTTGAGCTCCCTCAGCTCGACGGCAAGACCCAAAAG ATGTATAGAGGGGGAAAGATCTGCTTGACGGTGCATTTCAAGCCTCTTTGGGCCAAGAACTG CCCAAGATTTGGTATAGCACATGCACTCTGTTTGGGTCTTGCACCGTGGCTTGCAGCAGAGATTCCCATCCTTGTGGATTCTGGTATGGTTAAGCACAAAGATGATGCTGCATCATCGGCTGAATCTTAG